The Desulfosporosinus acidiphilus SJ4 genome has a window encoding:
- a CDS encoding TIGR04076 family protein, translating into MGATKYYDVKISVLKKLDVGDIHEKYASEGVPTKCSKYKKGQEFITKNCNKPEGFCSWAWAGIQDKVVYLALGHDYPWVRQKGTEIFCCADGLHPVLYKLERIEGTES; encoded by the coding sequence ATGGGAGCAACAAAATATTATGACGTTAAAATTTCGGTTCTCAAAAAACTCGATGTTGGCGATATCCATGAAAAGTACGCTTCAGAAGGAGTTCCAACAAAGTGTTCAAAATATAAAAAAGGACAAGAGTTCATAACAAAAAATTGTAATAAACCTGAAGGATTTTGTAGTTGGGCTTGGGCAGGGATTCAAGACAAGGTTGTTTATTTAGCATTAGGGCATGATTATCCTTGGGTTAGGCAGAAAGGAACCGAAATATTCTGTTGTGCCGATGGACTTCATCCAGTACTTTATAAATTGGAGAGAATAGAAGGAACCGAGTCATAA
- a CDS encoding IS1182 family transposase: MFSIRQERLFSLEEILEMSPKESYPLLLEPLNITPLLRVVSKRAFLGAPTTLNYSAMIYSLFIRVIERIPTIKDLRKRLKNSLEFRFDCGFTMADAVPSESSYTRMIQKIKGSSALEKIQNELVSQAFQEGFIDGDVIAIDATHIEARDRKPEKKKDEEIPVKQTSKKRGRKPKSEREKWLKEQQELEENRPLFEKKIEAQLPLDFKTIEQQIPQDPHWGIKKNSEGKNVFWFGFKGHLLVDCKSQYILKSLLSSGNVNDGKMAIPLLKALHELHPQLKPSYSLLDAGYDYSSIYQQAKAMGSRALIDYNPRNEQLPEDKDKYFCPKCQEGHSYRYDSYDSRYDTLKYTQPKECKECPLKENNQCQKVFKVKVSSDPRKYTVPARGSGRYFELYKQRTAVERVNAYLKEYFQLNNIRHRGNVAKVDFEFSILTYTLCKLAVDRLNKFKRIAAA, translated from the coding sequence ATGTTTAGTATTCGCCAAGAACGTCTATTTTCCTTGGAAGAAATCTTAGAAATGTCACCGAAAGAATCGTATCCGCTTCTATTGGAACCGCTGAATATTACTCCTTTGTTGAGAGTGGTTTCAAAAAGGGCATTTTTGGGAGCTCCAACCACGCTTAACTATTCAGCCATGATCTATTCTTTATTCATTCGAGTGATCGAACGAATTCCTACGATCAAAGATTTACGAAAACGATTAAAAAACAGCTTGGAATTCCGTTTCGACTGCGGCTTTACGATGGCTGATGCAGTTCCTAGCGAGTCCTCTTATACTCGAATGATTCAAAAAATCAAGGGTTCTTCTGCTTTGGAAAAAATTCAAAATGAACTAGTCTCTCAGGCGTTTCAAGAAGGCTTCATCGATGGGGATGTTATAGCCATCGATGCTACTCATATTGAAGCGAGAGACCGTAAACCTGAGAAAAAGAAAGACGAAGAGATTCCGGTCAAGCAAACCTCCAAAAAACGCGGACGAAAACCCAAATCGGAACGGGAGAAATGGCTCAAAGAACAACAGGAACTGGAAGAGAATCGACCCCTCTTTGAGAAGAAAATTGAAGCTCAACTTCCTCTTGATTTCAAGACGATCGAACAGCAAATCCCGCAAGATCCTCACTGGGGAATTAAGAAAAACTCCGAGGGCAAAAACGTCTTTTGGTTCGGGTTCAAAGGTCATCTTCTCGTGGACTGTAAAAGCCAATACATTTTAAAGTCCTTACTTTCCTCGGGAAATGTCAATGATGGCAAAATGGCGATTCCTCTACTCAAGGCTCTTCATGAACTTCACCCCCAGCTGAAGCCTTCCTATTCGCTTTTGGATGCTGGTTACGATTACAGCTCAATTTACCAACAAGCAAAAGCCATGGGGTCAAGGGCCCTGATTGATTACAATCCACGCAATGAACAACTACCTGAAGACAAGGACAAATACTTTTGCCCTAAGTGTCAAGAAGGTCATTCCTACCGATATGATAGCTATGATTCCCGATACGACACGTTGAAATATACTCAACCCAAGGAGTGCAAAGAGTGTCCTCTGAAAGAAAACAACCAGTGTCAAAAGGTATTCAAGGTTAAGGTTTCCTCAGACCCCAGAAAATACACCGTTCCAGCCAGAGGAAGTGGGCGCTACTTTGAACTCTATAAACAGAGAACAGCCGTAGAACGTGTTAATGCTTATCTCAAAGAGTACTTTCAGTTAAACAACATTCGACATCGAGGAAACGTAGCCAAAGTCGATTTCGAGTTTTCTATCCTGACCTATACCCTCTGCAAATTAGCCGTAGACCGATTGAACAAGTTCAAACGTATAGCTGCAGCATAA
- the istB gene encoding IS21-like element helper ATPase IstB, which yields MLEEEIIYCCKKLKLSHNLADMAQTTEGQSHQDYLHKLLSAELKNREQGRIAKLMNSAGFYSIKTFDGFRFDEITLPSGLTPENLKSLNFIKEKKNIIMYGRTGTGKTMLSTALGVTACQKGIPVRFYRTAALVNQLSEAKKAGTLGILLKKLNKASVIILDEWGYVPYDRTGAQLLFDYLSEIHEQKSVILNTNLEFSRWVNVLYDEQMTAALVGRLMHHCYLLLFPGENNRLRESSINELYQSIASTDKSEDQ from the coding sequence ATGCTTGAAGAAGAGATCATTTACTGCTGTAAGAAACTAAAGTTGAGCCACAATCTCGCCGATATGGCTCAGACGACGGAAGGACAATCCCATCAGGACTATTTACATAAACTCTTGTCCGCAGAACTAAAGAACCGTGAACAAGGGCGTATAGCTAAACTGATGAACAGTGCAGGCTTTTATAGCATTAAGACCTTTGACGGATTCCGATTTGATGAAATAACGCTTCCCTCCGGTCTGACACCGGAAAACCTAAAATCGTTGAACTTTATTAAAGAAAAGAAGAACATCATAATGTATGGCCGAACAGGAACGGGAAAAACTATGCTTTCCACTGCGCTCGGTGTAACCGCCTGCCAGAAAGGTATTCCCGTCCGATTCTACCGTACGGCAGCCCTGGTCAACCAGCTTTCGGAAGCCAAGAAGGCCGGGACCCTTGGAATACTGTTGAAAAAATTGAATAAAGCATCCGTCATTATCCTCGATGAGTGGGGCTATGTACCTTATGACCGCACCGGTGCCCAGTTACTCTTTGACTATCTTTCTGAGATCCATGAGCAGAAATCGGTCATCCTGAACACAAACCTGGAGTTTTCCCGGTGGGTCAATGTACTCTATGATGAACAAATGACCGCTGCCCTTGTCGGCCGGCTCATGCATCATTGTTATCTTCTCCTCTTTCCAGGAGAGAATAACCGGCTAAGGGAGTCCAGCATCAATGAGCTTTACCAATCGATAGCCTCAACAGATAAATCGGAGGATCAATGA
- a CDS encoding GNAT family N-acetyltransferase has translation MNISLTKAELKDAETIHVMQTNSFMPLLEKYQDFETSPANEPIEKIVTRLNQSFTDYYVIKNDGVTVGAIRIIKMGDQRYRVSPIFILPEYQGKGFAQKVFEIIERVYCDARAWELDTLLQEKGNCHLYEKLGYKRTGKMETINRKMTLVFYEKYLTPSQEI, from the coding sequence ATGAACATATCTTTAACTAAAGCTGAGTTGAAAGATGCAGAAACTATTCATGTGATGCAAACAAATTCGTTTATGCCTTTACTTGAAAAATATCAAGACTTTGAAACCAGTCCTGCCAATGAGCCAATTGAGAAAATAGTGACCCGACTTAATCAGTCTTTTACAGATTATTATGTTATAAAAAATGACGGGGTTACTGTTGGCGCTATTAGAATAATAAAAATGGGAGACCAACGCTACCGTGTCAGTCCTATTTTTATCTTACCTGAATACCAAGGAAAAGGGTTTGCTCAGAAAGTCTTTGAAATAATTGAAAGGGTATACTGTGATGCAAGAGCGTGGGAACTAGATACACTATTGCAGGAAAAAGGAAATTGCCATCTGTATGAGAAATTGGGATATAAACGAACTGGTAAAATGGAGACTATTAATAGGAAAATGACGTTAGTATTCTATGAAAAGTATCTAACCCCTTCGCAAGAAATTTGA
- a CDS encoding SurA N-terminal domain-containing protein, translating into MKRILVSIVLLLLLSQILIGCGQKAEQQVPTNILKAVQSMTSQNNSHTQIAQPIVGSTTNIAIPDLKNIKNTKYPNVVAEVGDTKITGLQLTREVLIKQNDFVNNIKKPQDEFFYEKIALGLLVKNALIDNEVMRQGLQVTPDEASSYLEQQKKSMDSLPDSDPAKKAYTKTINDNGFSTSTDYINSPETIKFTQILLGRVKLRNLVLHSIPAGQNEAYKTWQDYTDKLINQVNYKIFIPVDIKGYQQLEEQTAKGK; encoded by the coding sequence ATGAAGAGAATTTTAGTATCTATTGTACTTTTACTTCTGTTAAGTCAAATTTTAATCGGTTGTGGTCAAAAAGCTGAACAACAAGTCCCAACAAACATACTTAAAGCGGTACAAAGCATGACATCACAAAATAATAGTCATACCCAAATAGCACAGCCCATTGTCGGAAGTACTACGAATATAGCAATCCCTGATCTTAAGAATATAAAAAATACAAAGTATCCAAATGTAGTTGCAGAGGTAGGGGATACCAAAATAACCGGTTTGCAGCTTACGCGGGAAGTTTTAATTAAGCAGAATGACTTTGTTAACAATATTAAAAAGCCCCAGGATGAATTCTTCTACGAAAAAATAGCATTGGGTCTTCTAGTAAAAAATGCGTTAATTGATAATGAGGTAATGCGCCAAGGATTGCAGGTAACTCCAGACGAAGCTAGCTCATATTTGGAACAACAGAAAAAATCTATGGATTCGCTACCAGATAGCGACCCTGCCAAAAAAGCGTATACAAAAACAATAAATGACAATGGCTTTAGTACTTCCACGGATTACATCAATTCTCCCGAAACGATAAAATTTACGCAAATTCTTTTAGGAAGAGTGAAACTTAGAAACTTAGTTTTACACTCGATTCCAGCCGGGCAGAATGAAGCTTATAAGACATGGCAAGATTATACAGATAAGCTGATAAATCAAGTCAATTACAAAATATTTATCCCTGTTGATATAAAGGGTTACCAACAATTAGAGGAGCAGACTGCCAAAGGAAAATAG
- a CDS encoding chloramphenicol acetyltransferase, with amino-acid sequence MNTEFHPIDLNTWDRKQYFYYFTKMLPTRYSLSVEVDITSTYNMVKRANKKFFPAYLYLVSRLIAEQQEFRIAEKDGQLGYYEVLHPTYACFHEDDNTISSMWTEYNSDFETFYRNYIEDQKQYAGNHEIIAKPDVMPDNNCMIGMLPWIQFTNYTPISYGNESNFSPVLQAGKFFDKANKKMMPLSITVHHAVADGYHVGLFLKKFQENMNYPEEWI; translated from the coding sequence ATGAATACTGAATTTCATCCAATTGATCTTAACACTTGGGATAGAAAACAATACTTTTATTATTTCACAAAGATGCTTCCCACAAGGTATAGCCTCAGCGTGGAAGTAGATATTACAAGCACTTATAATATGGTAAAAAGAGCTAATAAAAAGTTCTTTCCTGCTTACCTGTATTTAGTTTCAAGGCTAATAGCAGAACAACAAGAATTTCGAATTGCAGAAAAAGATGGTCAATTGGGATATTATGAGGTTTTGCATCCGACCTATGCTTGCTTTCATGAAGACGATAATACCATATCTAGCATGTGGACTGAATACAACTCGGATTTTGAAACTTTTTATCGGAATTACATCGAAGACCAAAAGCAATATGCTGGCAATCATGAGATTATAGCAAAACCAGATGTAATGCCCGATAATAATTGCATGATAGGTATGTTGCCATGGATACAGTTTACAAATTACACGCCTATTTCCTATGGTAACGAAAGTAATTTTTCCCCTGTATTACAAGCAGGGAAATTCTTTGATAAAGCCAATAAAAAAATGATGCCATTATCCATCACGGTACATCACGCTGTAGCAGATGGATATCATGTTGGTTTGTTCCTCAAGAAATTCCAAGAAAATATGAATTATCCAGAAGAGTGGATTTAA
- a CDS encoding SGNH/GDSL hydrolase family protein — protein MEKKRVFVLGDSISIHYSPFLEKMISSKFKYQQKDQVIDALKDLDKPNGANAGDSNMVLEYLRDEEKKGVYYDILLVNCGLHDIRVDRNANQIQTEKERYEENLKQICEVTLKMSQRMFWITTTPVIDIIHNRRSEGFLRYGKDVELYNHLAEKIMDNLQIPIIDLFLFTSSLGNNIYYDHVHFTEEVRALQAAFISGYLFSIG, from the coding sequence ATGGAAAAGAAAAGAGTATTTGTCCTTGGCGATAGCATCTCGATACACTACAGCCCATTTTTGGAAAAAATGATAAGCAGTAAGTTTAAGTATCAACAAAAGGACCAGGTTATTGATGCTCTCAAGGATTTGGATAAGCCGAATGGGGCTAATGCGGGTGACAGTAATATGGTCCTGGAGTATTTAAGAGATGAAGAGAAAAAAGGTGTATATTACGACATATTGCTCGTGAATTGTGGTTTACATGATATAAGGGTAGATCGTAATGCTAACCAAATTCAAACTGAGAAAGAGCGCTATGAGGAGAATTTAAAACAAATTTGTGAAGTTACCTTGAAAATGTCACAAAGAATGTTTTGGATCACGACTACCCCAGTTATTGATATAATCCATAATCGTAGATCTGAAGGATTTCTAAGGTATGGCAAAGATGTTGAACTCTATAACCATTTGGCAGAAAAAATAATGGACAATTTGCAAATACCAATTATTGATTTATTTTTATTCACTAGCAGTCTAGGAAACAATATCTATTATGATCATGTACACTTTACTGAAGAAGTCAGGGCATTACAAGCAGCTTTTATTTCTGGATATTTATTTAGTATTGGATAA
- a CDS encoding ATP-binding protein, with protein sequence MKTLDEFQFGRLEHVSESFIWELASCDYIKKRQNIVMIGNPGSGKTHLSIGLGLKACYAGFNVKFYTAVNLASTLAEAIQFHRLSKLEKSLAKVDLLVIDELSYLTFNRHQSEMLFQVISEGSERASVIITTNLEFSSWTDLFENEIMVAALIDRVTFRSYFEHECKGFLPA encoded by the coding sequence ATGAAGACTCTGGATGAGTTTCAATTTGGACGACTCGAACATGTTTCTGAATCCTTCATCTGGGAGCTCGCTTCATGTGATTACATAAAAAAGCGGCAAAACATCGTTATGATTGGTAATCCTGGCTCGGGGAAAACCCACCTATCCATAGGACTTGGTTTAAAAGCTTGTTATGCAGGCTTTAACGTTAAGTTCTATACGGCAGTCAATTTGGCCAGTACCTTAGCTGAAGCTATACAGTTTCACCGCTTATCCAAGCTAGAGAAAAGTCTTGCTAAAGTTGATTTGCTTGTGATCGACGAGCTTAGTTACCTTACGTTTAACCGACATCAATCAGAGATGCTGTTTCAAGTTATCTCTGAGGGCTCCGAGAGGGCCAGTGTCATCATAACTACAAATCTTGAGTTTTCCAGTTGGACCGATCTTTTTGAAAATGAAATTATGGTAGCTGCTTTAATCGATCGAGTAACCTTCCGGTCATATTTTGAACATGAATGTAAAGGATTCTTACCGGCTTGA
- a CDS encoding helix-turn-helix domain-containing protein yields MEGMKDVQDWIAVKRLYKSGMKIKAISRQLNMSKNTVKKGSYGLN; encoded by the coding sequence CTGGAGGGAATGAAAGATGTGCAAGACTGGATCGCAGTAAAACGGTTATACAAAAGTGGTATGAAAATCAAGGCTATCTCAAGGCAATTGAACATGTCAAAGAATACGGTCAAAAAGGGATCGTATGGACTTAATTAA
- a CDS encoding YwbE family protein, whose translation MEGNNRVNIKRGTHVLIVQKQDQRTEKLTEGVVKDILTNSPTHPHGIKVRLESGIVGRVKRIIP comes from the coding sequence ATGGAAGGAAATAATCGTGTAAATATCAAGCGAGGTACGCACGTTTTAATAGTTCAAAAACAAGATCAAAGAACGGAAAAATTAACTGAAGGTGTTGTAAAAGATATTCTAACCAATTCGCCTACTCATCCTCATGGAATAAAGGTTCGACTTGAGAGTGGAATAGTGGGTCGAGTAAAGCGGATTATTCCTTAA
- a CDS encoding helix-turn-helix domain-containing protein: MTKGRTTTNDERIEVVNYCIEHQYNYAETAQKFQVSYQQVYSWTNKYLKDGVEALQDKRGKRKSEDEMSEVEKLRAQNKLLETDNRRKQMEIDLLKKLDEIERWRF; this comes from the coding sequence ATGACTAAAGGACGAACAACGACTAACGATGAACGGATTGAAGTCGTTAATTACTGCATAGAACATCAATATAATTACGCTGAAACGGCACAGAAATTTCAGGTATCCTATCAGCAGGTTTATTCCTGGACCAATAAATACTTAAAAGATGGTGTGGAGGCACTTCAGGATAAACGCGGTAAAAGAAAATCGGAAGATGAGATGTCCGAAGTAGAGAAACTACGGGCACAGAACAAGTTACTTGAGACTGATAATAGAAGAAAGCAAATGGAGATTGATTTACTAAAAAAGCTGGACGAGATAGAAAGGTGGCGGTTTTAA
- a CDS encoding site-specific integrase, translated as MKENQMTLEILTGEVVNYLQKLAYSDSRISQYRSAWQKVAVFMRDNDLQYYNASVGEAFIYHLIGTRGYDNLDRWEKTIIQCANVLTEFLETRTVKFRRNQKFRELLGSIGKTMLSYIDYKKSYGISRETVEEYKSNLRRLLNYLNDHGITELNSINQLFLLNYANQMGFFTPYTRHRNLSIVKGYLRYIYDQGLAEIDCSRLLPKDKYVKQPKLPSTYSQKEVKALLAAIDRSSPKGKRDYAMVLITARLGLRASDVCNLTFENILWEKNLIVLYQQKTKSGIELPLLTEIGEAIIDYLKYGRPSSNVPFIFLHVTPPYDRLNRSTLHSIVCFYLRRADIHYEKERKHGPHALRHSLAGVLLEKKTPLPVISEVLGHKNTESTRIYLRIDMNSLRQCALEVPPVSRSFYERGSGR; from the coding sequence ATGAAGGAAAATCAAATGACACTTGAGATATTGACGGGTGAAGTCGTCAACTATCTCCAAAAACTTGCCTATTCCGATTCGAGAATTAGTCAATATCGTTCCGCATGGCAAAAAGTAGCCGTATTTATGAGAGACAATGATCTACAATACTATAATGCGTCTGTTGGTGAGGCATTCATTTACCACCTAATTGGAACCAGAGGCTATGATAATCTTGACCGTTGGGAGAAAACTATTATCCAATGCGCCAACGTACTGACAGAATTCCTAGAGACTAGAACTGTGAAATTCAGAAGGAACCAGAAATTCCGGGAACTGCTTGGATCTATCGGTAAGACTATGTTATCTTACATTGATTACAAAAAATCTTATGGAATTTCACGAGAAACGGTTGAAGAGTACAAGAGCAATTTGCGGCGTTTGCTCAATTATCTTAATGATCATGGAATTACAGAGCTAAATTCAATAAATCAGTTGTTTCTTCTGAATTATGCTAATCAGATGGGCTTCTTTACTCCCTATACCAGACATAGGAACCTATCAATCGTTAAAGGGTATCTCCGATATATTTATGATCAGGGACTAGCCGAAATAGATTGTTCCCGGTTGCTCCCAAAGGATAAATATGTTAAGCAGCCAAAACTTCCTTCGACTTATTCCCAAAAAGAAGTCAAAGCTTTATTAGCTGCTATTGATAGGAGTAGTCCAAAGGGAAAACGGGATTATGCAATGGTATTAATTACAGCACGTTTGGGACTCAGAGCCTCCGACGTTTGTAATCTTACCTTTGAAAACATCCTATGGGAAAAGAATCTTATTGTCCTGTACCAACAAAAAACCAAATCCGGAATAGAACTTCCACTGCTAACCGAAATCGGTGAAGCCATCATCGACTATTTAAAATACGGAAGACCTAGTTCAAATGTACCCTTCATATTCCTTCATGTAACTCCCCCGTATGACAGGCTCAACCGATCAACCCTCCATAGCATCGTGTGCTTTTATCTAAGAAGGGCAGATATTCATTACGAAAAGGAACGTAAACACGGTCCCCATGCACTCCGTCACAGCCTAGCCGGAGTCCTGCTTGAGAAAAAGACACCTTTGCCTGTCATTTCCGAAGTACTGGGGCATAAGAACACAGAAAGTACCCGGATCTATCTTAGAATTGATATGAACTCTCTGCGCCAGTGTGCCTTGGAAGTGCCGCCTGTCTCACGCTCTTTTTATGAAAGAGGTTCGGGCAGATGA
- a CDS encoding DUF2087 domain-containing protein, whose product MEQKLNIKRFLDDSGRITQLPQKQKVRYALLEYLAEKFEIDCSYTERDVNDICNKWHTFEDYFLLRRELVDNGLLCRERDDSIYWKVPINTKERKVNDEY is encoded by the coding sequence ATGGAACAAAAGCTTAATATTAAACGATTCCTTGATGATTCAGGTAGAATAACGCAATTACCACAAAAACAGAAGGTGAGATATGCATTGCTGGAGTATTTGGCTGAAAAATTTGAGATTGACTGTAGTTATACGGAACGAGATGTGAATGATATCTGCAACAAGTGGCATACTTTTGAGGACTACTTTCTACTGAGACGAGAACTCGTTGATAACGGTCTTCTATGCCGTGAGCGAGACGATTCCATCTACTGGAAAGTGCCAATCAACACAAAGGAAAGGAAAGTTAACGATGAATACTGA
- a CDS encoding TetR/AcrR family transcriptional regulator, with amino-acid sequence MSTKGTNTKQNIIDASMQLFSKKGYLAITMKDICDCCGLSRGGLYRHFSSTKEIFIAMLDRDIDDDRNAVKRAISQRVPAKVIFEHYLAHERNAIFSDNKGLFFATHEFAFVESEQRAYFDKRVELSVELLSILFRYGQETGEFKNFDVSVVAMHIIYFFDGLKTSSSVLTITEEIVDQQLNIIKEMVI; translated from the coding sequence ATGTCAACCAAAGGAACTAATACTAAGCAAAATATCATCGACGCATCAATGCAATTATTTTCTAAAAAAGGCTATCTTGCTATTACGATGAAAGACATTTGTGACTGCTGCGGTTTGAGCAGAGGGGGGCTATATCGTCATTTCTCTTCCACGAAAGAGATCTTTATAGCCATGCTTGACAGAGATATAGATGATGATAGAAATGCTGTGAAGCGAGCGATCAGTCAAAGAGTACCCGCCAAAGTAATCTTTGAGCATTATTTAGCTCATGAGAGAAACGCCATTTTCAGTGACAATAAAGGGTTGTTTTTCGCTACACACGAATTTGCTTTTGTCGAATCTGAACAACGTGCTTATTTTGATAAACGAGTAGAGTTATCAGTTGAATTACTGAGTATTCTATTCAGATATGGTCAAGAAACAGGAGAATTCAAGAATTTTGATGTTTCTGTTGTAGCAATGCATATTATTTATTTTTTTGATGGCTTGAAGACATCTTCATCTGTTCTCACAATAACTGAAGAAATAGTAGATCAGCAGTTAAATATCATAAAGGAGATGGTTATATGA
- a CDS encoding IS3 family transposase, giving the protein MNRKESDNEKFNKELLPIIKEAYEERNGILGYRQMTTKLNREHHLRVNHKRVYRLMHILNLKSVCRRKRKNYIKSTPEITAENVLNREFESNEFGTKWLTDVTEMKFSLQRKAYLSAILDLADKSIVSYVSQFHNV; this is encoded by the coding sequence CTGAACAGGAAAGAAAGCGATAATGAGAAGTTCAACAAGGAGCTACTTCCAATCATTAAGGAGGCCTATGAGGAACGGAACGGTATCCTTGGATATCGCCAGATGACCACGAAACTTAATCGTGAACATCATCTTCGTGTTAATCATAAACGGGTATATAGACTCATGCATATCCTAAATCTAAAATCGGTGTGTCGCAGGAAACGAAAGAATTACATCAAATCAACGCCTGAAATCACAGCAGAAAATGTTCTAAACAGAGAGTTCGAATCCAATGAATTCGGAACAAAATGGCTCACTGACGTTACTGAAATGAAGTTTAGCCTTCAACGCAAGGCTTATCTCAGTGCCATCCTTGATCTGGCAGATAAAAGTATTGTTTCTTATGTGAGTCAATTTCATAATGTTTAA
- a CDS encoding GNAT family N-acetyltransferase has translation MFNYKIGIDCIDWQQLFQIYDEVGLVAGYGKKKDHDKICKAFEQSYKVVTAWRNEKLIGAARMLSDGVCYGMIFDVGVLPEYQKLGIGKGLIAGLLKENEHLCIHLTSTFGNEEFYRKLGFKHHKTAFAKYPYDSDYLA, from the coding sequence ATGTTTAACTACAAGATTGGTATAGACTGTATCGATTGGCAACAGCTCTTTCAAATATATGATGAGGTTGGATTAGTTGCTGGCTACGGTAAAAAGAAGGATCATGACAAGATTTGTAAGGCATTTGAACAAAGCTATAAGGTAGTAACAGCTTGGAGAAATGAGAAACTAATTGGAGCGGCCAGGATGTTGTCGGATGGAGTTTGTTATGGAATGATCTTTGATGTAGGTGTCTTGCCGGAATATCAGAAATTAGGAATCGGTAAAGGTCTAATTGCTGGATTGCTAAAAGAAAACGAGCACCTATGCATTCATTTGACATCGACTTTTGGGAACGAGGAGTTCTATAGAAAGTTAGGGTTTAAGCATCATAAAACTGCATTTGCTAAGTATCCATATGACTCAGATTATTTGGCTTGA
- a CDS encoding GNAT family N-acetyltransferase: MYLKIDDLSGPQVAELVREHLQSMAIQSPPGSMHALGLESLRKPEITFWSAWEGDELVGCGALKELDRKHGEIKSMRTSSSHRRKGIAKGVLQNIIEEAKVRGYQRLSLETGSINAFEPARRLYISFGFQYCEPFSEYVEDPNSVFMTKEL, encoded by the coding sequence ATGTATCTTAAAATAGATGATTTATCCGGGCCACAAGTTGCTGAATTAGTGAGAGAGCATCTACAGAGTATGGCCATTCAGTCTCCGCCGGGGAGTATGCATGCACTTGGTCTTGAATCCCTAAGAAAACCTGAAATTACTTTTTGGAGCGCCTGGGAGGGTGATGAATTAGTTGGGTGCGGGGCTCTAAAAGAACTGGATAGAAAACACGGAGAGATCAAATCAATGCGAACTTCCTCATCGCATCGCAGAAAGGGTATTGCTAAGGGCGTTCTTCAAAATATTATTGAAGAGGCCAAGGTGCGCGGATATCAGAGATTGAGTTTGGAAACGGGTTCAATAAATGCTTTCGAACCGGCTAGAAGATTATATATAAGTTTTGGGTTCCAATATTGTGAGCCGTTTTCGGAATACGTAGAGGACCCAAATAGTGTTTTTATGACGAAGGAATTATGA
- a CDS encoding pentapeptide repeat-containing protein yields MLEKTISEARLDDNYIKNVSFVNEVLKDADISKIEFESVQFDKCQFINCNFSRASFYDVAFMNSDFSNCIFEDSYWKKSKILESKGDGSNFSQGHFKEVVLSNCSFRYANYTISVWVSCAISDCNFKEAFISEVKFKKIKLKAVDFQSADFFRTSLKGIDLTDCIIEGITLSDTFSELKGAKINAMQAVDIVQILGVTII; encoded by the coding sequence ATGTTAGAAAAAACAATTTCAGAAGCAAGGTTAGATGATAACTATATTAAGAATGTAAGTTTTGTAAATGAGGTTCTTAAGGATGCTGATATCTCAAAGATTGAATTTGAGTCGGTACAGTTTGACAAGTGTCAATTTATTAATTGCAATTTTTCACGTGCTAGCTTTTATGACGTAGCCTTTATGAATTCCGATTTCTCAAACTGTATCTTTGAAGATAGCTATTGGAAGAAATCAAAGATATTAGAAAGTAAAGGCGATGGAAGTAACTTTAGTCAAGGTCATTTCAAAGAGGTAGTGTTATCTAATTGTTCATTCCGTTACGCAAATTATACAATATCAGTATGGGTAAGCTGTGCGATAAGTGATTGTAACTTTAAAGAAGCATTTATATCAGAGGTAAAGTTCAAAAAGATTAAGCTAAAAGCAGTCGATTTTCAAAGTGCGGATTTCTTTAGAACTTCTCTCAAAGGAATTGACCTAACAGATTGTATTATTGAGGGGATTACATTATCCGATACATTTAGTGAACTTAAGGGTGCCAAGATAAACGCCATGCAAGCTGTTGATATAGTACAAATTTTGGGAGTAACAATTATTTAG